In Oncorhynchus clarkii lewisi isolate Uvic-CL-2024 unplaced genomic scaffold, UVic_Ocla_1.0 unplaced_contig_8350_pilon_pilon, whole genome shotgun sequence, the following are encoded in one genomic region:
- the LOC139395685 gene encoding keratin-associated protein 9-8-like yields MVSPCVDPACRPVWIQRVSLRGPSVSPFVDPACRPVWIQRVDLCGSSVSTCVDPACRPVWIQRVALRGPSMSPCVDPACRPAWTQRVALRGPSVSPPCGSSVSTCVDPACRPVWTQRVNLCGSSVSPCVDPACHPVWTQHDALCGPSVSPCVDPACRPVWTQRVALRGPSMMPCVDPACRPVWIQRVSLCGPSVSPCVDPACRPVWIQRVDLCGSSVSSCVDPACRPRVDPACRPVWIQRVDLCGPSVSTCVDPACRPVWTQHVTLCGPSMTPCVDPACRPVWIQRVALCGPSVSPCVDPA; encoded by the coding sequence ATGGTGTCGCCCTGTGTGGATCCAGCGTGTCGCCCTGTGTGGATCCAGCGTGTCTCCCTGCGTGGACCCAGCGTGTCGCCCTTTGTGGATCCAGCGTGTCGCCCTGTGTGGATCCAGCGTGTCGACCTGTGTGGATCCAGCGTGTCGACCTGCGTGGACCCAGCGTGTCGCCCTGTGTGGATCCAGCGTGTCGCCCTGCGTGGACCCAGCATGTCGCCCTGTGTGGATCCAGCGTGTCGACCTGCGTGGACCCAGCGTGTCGCCCTGCGTGGACCCAGCGTGTCGCCCCCGTGTGGATCCAGCGTGTCGACCTGTGTGGATCCAGCGTGTCGACCTGTGTGGACCCAGCGTGTCAACCTGTGTGGATCCAGCGTGTCGCCCTGTGTGGACCCAGCATGTCACCCTGTGTGGACCCAGCATGACGCCCTGTGTGGACCCAGCGTGTCGCCCTGTGTGGATCCAGCGTGTCGCCCTGTGTGGACCCAGCGTGTCGCCCTGCGTGGACCCAGCATGATGCCCTGTGTGGACCCAGCGTGTCGCCCTGTGTGGATCCAGCGTGTCTCCCTGTGTGGACCCAGCGTGTCGCCCTGTGTGGATCCAGCGTGTCGCCCTGTGTGGATCCAGCGTGTCGACCTGTGTGGATCCAGCGTGTCGAGCTGTGTGGACCCAGCGTGTCGCCCCCGTGTGGATCCAGCGTGTCGACCTGTGTGGATCCAGCGTGTCGACCTGTGTGGACCCAGCGTGTCAACCTGTGTGGATCCAGCGTGTCGCCCTGTGTGGACCCAGCATGTCACCCTGTGTGGACCCAGCATGACGCCCTGTGTGGACCCAGCGTGTCGCCCTGTGTGGATCCAGCGTGTCGCCCTGTGTGGACCCAGCGTGTCGCCCTGCGTGGACCCAGCATGA